One part of the Acidobacteriota bacterium genome encodes these proteins:
- a CDS encoding FtsX-like permease family protein: MLAIARRTRELAIRVALGARETSIRWMVLTQGMRLMAAGALLGLAATVPLMRLLASQLYGIAPHDITTLGVSLIGLLLTGGLACDVPARRAAHLDTASALRRE, translated from the coding sequence ATGCTGGCGATTGCGCGACGGACGCGCGAACTGGCCATCCGGGTGGCGCTCGGCGCCCGTGAGACTTCCATACGCTGGATGGTACTGACCCAGGGGATGCGGCTCATGGCCGCCGGCGCGCTGCTCGGTCTGGCTGCCACCGTTCCACTAATGAGATTGCTGGCAAGCCAGCTGTACGGGATCGCCCCGCACGACATCACGACGCTGGGGGTGAGCCTGATTGGCCTGCTGCTGACTGGCGGCTTGGCCTGCGACGTGCCGGCGCGGCGAGCGGCGCACCTGGACACCGCCTCCGCGCTTCGACGCGAATGA
- the larA gene encoding nickel-dependent lactate racemase, translating into MRVELAYGRGRMPVDLPGDRTTVIEPSYVDGLPDEAGAIRRALRMPTGKPPLDSLVKSDQTVAISVCDITRPMPSERLLPVLLDELSHVPDEQIVILIAAGTHRANTRDELVEMLGAPIVDRYPIVNHSAFDEDMLVHLGEVPPRVPVWLNRHWVDADIRITTGFVEPHFFAGFSGGPKLVAPGLAGFRTTMRLHDAEMIASPNARWGVTVGNPIHDAIRRIAAKVGVHFSVDVAINRDRQITSVAAGEIFAVHKAMAERVRRSAMQGFDAPFDVVVTTNSGYPLDQNLYQSVKGMSAAAQVVRTGGAIVCAAECADGLPSHGEYKSILEARDSPEALLEMICAPGHNRHDQWEVQIQAQIQQRARVFLKADGLSANDVRAAHLTPTNNVEATAREQLERAGPDARLCVLPEGPQTIPYLAG; encoded by the coding sequence GTGAGGGTCGAACTCGCCTACGGCCGCGGGCGGATGCCGGTCGATCTTCCTGGCGACCGAACGACGGTCATCGAACCGTCCTACGTGGACGGGCTGCCGGACGAGGCAGGCGCCATCCGCCGCGCACTCCGAATGCCGACCGGCAAGCCACCGCTCGACTCCCTCGTCAAGTCCGACCAGACGGTCGCGATCTCGGTCTGCGACATCACGCGCCCGATGCCGAGCGAGCGGCTGCTGCCGGTGCTGCTCGATGAACTGTCACACGTGCCCGACGAGCAGATCGTCATCCTCATCGCGGCCGGCACGCACCGCGCGAACACGCGCGACGAACTGGTTGAGATGCTGGGCGCGCCGATCGTCGACCGCTACCCCATCGTCAACCACAGCGCCTTCGACGAGGACATGTTGGTTCATCTGGGGGAAGTGCCTCCCCGGGTGCCGGTCTGGCTCAATCGCCACTGGGTCGATGCGGACATCCGAATCACCACCGGCTTCGTCGAACCGCATTTCTTCGCGGGCTTCAGCGGCGGACCGAAGCTGGTTGCCCCCGGGTTGGCCGGCTTCCGGACGACGATGCGTTTGCACGACGCGGAGATGATCGCCAGCCCGAACGCACGATGGGGGGTCACCGTCGGAAACCCCATTCATGACGCGATCCGACGGATCGCCGCCAAGGTTGGCGTCCACTTCAGCGTCGATGTTGCGATCAACCGCGACCGGCAGATTACGAGCGTCGCGGCCGGCGAGATCTTTGCCGTCCACAAGGCAATGGCGGAACGCGTGCGCCGGAGCGCCATGCAGGGGTTCGACGCACCGTTCGACGTCGTCGTCACGACCAACAGCGGCTACCCGCTCGATCAGAACCTCTACCAAAGCGTCAAGGGGATGTCGGCCGCCGCCCAGGTGGTCAGGACGGGCGGTGCGATCGTCTGCGCCGCCGAGTGCGCTGACGGGCTGCCGTCGCACGGGGAGTACAAGTCGATCCTCGAGGCGCGTGACTCTCCCGAGGCGCTACTCGAGATGATCTGCGCCCCGGGCCACAACCGGCACGATCAGTGGGAAGTGCAGATCCAGGCGCAGATACAGCAACGCGCCCGGGTCTTCCTGAAGGCCGACGGTCTGTCCGCCAACGATGTCCGCGCGGCGCACCTCACGCCGACCAACAACGTGGAGGCGACGGCGCGCGAGCAACTCGAAAGGGCCGGACCGGACGCGCGGCTCTGCGTGCTGCCGGAGGGGCCGCAGACGATTCCCTATCTCGCCGGCTGA
- a CDS encoding CopG family transcriptional regulator, with protein MKRLQIMIDEELDEALERQAREEGSSKAALIRRFVRSNVSSLPALEDDPLGRWIGGDSFDPEPVDEVVYR; from the coding sequence ATGAAGCGCTTGCAGATCATGATCGACGAGGAACTGGACGAGGCGCTGGAGCGTCAAGCCCGCGAGGAGGGTTCCTCGAAGGCCGCGCTCATCCGTCGTTTCGTGCGGAGCAACGTCAGCTCTTTGCCGGCTTTGGAGGATGATCCTCTGGGTCGCTGGATTGGCGGAGATAGCTTCGATCCCGAGCCGGTGGACGAGGTCGTCTATCGGTGA
- a CDS encoding PIN domain-containing protein — protein sequence MIFVDTSFWVALRNTRDGHHDTARQLAALYADGNLVTSNQVRGETWTFLRRKAGHRAAVTFLDMLDASSRVQIAWIDKETEETAIRWLRRHDEREFSIVDATSFAFMRANRIGRVLAFDGDFQAAGFVELRP from the coding sequence GTGATCTTCGTCGATACCTCGTTCTGGGTCGCCTTGCGCAACACGCGTGATGGCCATCACGACACGGCAAGGCAACTTGCCGCCCTCTATGCTGACGGCAACCTCGTGACGTCAAACCAGGTTCGGGGCGAGACCTGGACCTTTCTGCGTCGCAAGGCGGGGCATCGTGCTGCGGTGACGTTCCTGGACATGCTCGATGCAAGTTCCAGGGTACAGATCGCCTGGATTGACAAGGAGACCGAGGAAACTGCCATCCGATGGTTGCGCCGTCACGACGAGCGTGAATTCTCGATCGTAGACGCCACTAGCTTCGCGTTCATGAGAGCCAACCGCATCGGTAGGGTGCTCGCCTTCGATGGTGACTTCCAAGCCGCAGGTTTCGTCGAACTTCGACCGTAG
- a CDS encoding helix-turn-helix domain-containing protein → MTNAELKSLRSRLGFTQAALAEAVGVVPNTLARWERGELGIPGWAAERLDAAARSGSSGRAVSRPLGVVLDPHHGAIVDALNGALDPSVFETCAVDLLRRDWPRVVPVAGGGDDGFDGAVADGASEEPFPLVVTTARNLTGNLRENLKRAQRKQATLDRALFATSRRVTSHMRQKLRATAGEIGVKLLQIYEQDWFAQRLYAEPVWCKRLLRLTGRPRALSPFPITRRPVLGDRILGRERETRWLQEQPGDRLLVGAPGSGKTFLLRALVLQGQALFKVDDDREQIANDLRTLKPPAVIIDDAHVDPDAIVRFIQIRQEVGSDVRIIATSWPGEAVAVQHALQVPDSEVLNLELIDADTMIEIIKSVGIGGPDDLLRVIRQQAAGRPGLAATLAHLCLAGDIRRVVSGDELVDQLVSQLDRLVGFRTQKLLAPFALGGNAGAPAQTVAEALGTSLIELSNDLTQLAAAGIVQESRTSILETGDDGTPVRKTRVGVSVDPSPMRWVLVQRVFFGSVAPLPLDQFLEIVSNEADALDTLIGARSRGASIPDLAERLERADARLPVDESSRLWAEYASLGPAEARDVIDRRPHRLLEVAEDVLEQAPETAIPLLLDQVSRMDGSRPEDLLSRDPLDVLAKWATRLSPTREDWSYRRSALSRVADLWRRDGGDARTALRAMCIALNPKSEFATTDPGRGRRIRLHFGTLGHRHVEDLTALWESMLSVLRDLDDSETPWHDLLSLVSAWVHYPFDHLLGIPDNVRNDVLTFAQRLIQDLADISSEHPGLQHELKGTAELAGLNIDVTLDPEFEALHQNLEVDDEMKMMTDGPPDSILEPWERRPVEEMTRRLAWIESEADLASISYPRWSPYLCARLAKRVRDPAAVAERFMEGGLPADLVGPFVLRAANAAQPRWEAILRRCLDDDSLRGLGLYATTTHPEPPPELLSIALGAAGDYARSVDTWCLRKEVPRATLLQMFCSADARLAVAAAIGHWCGHAIRRAGDEPKKTCSYCGAEVVAEAAVCCMCLRIVNMEEYKKHRFADGGLERGRKLYDSWRQAILRAPADEGQISQHDEYWLGEILSRNTRLAEEWLVSKFGRRDDGNGSWRLEGIAVKLVPVLDAPQRARVLAELRSGCRAEKLVKELVATDVDLYRELLDRRELAECHLAPLAGKPCKTWRGRALLALGKGYSVDDIVYAALGRSYSWSGPMSEMWAEWQRAFETLLNDVDRRIVQIGERGAEIMGGRKQRELEIEHYQAVHGR, encoded by the coding sequence ATGACAAATGCAGAACTGAAGTCGTTGCGCTCTCGCCTTGGCTTCACGCAGGCGGCACTCGCAGAAGCCGTCGGCGTTGTGCCGAACACGCTCGCTCGCTGGGAGCGAGGCGAGCTCGGCATCCCCGGCTGGGCGGCCGAGCGTTTGGATGCTGCTGCACGGTCAGGCTCATCGGGCAGGGCGGTCTCGCGTCCGCTTGGTGTCGTGCTCGATCCACACCACGGAGCAATCGTCGACGCACTGAATGGAGCATTGGACCCGAGTGTCTTCGAAACGTGTGCCGTGGACCTCCTCAGACGCGACTGGCCGCGCGTTGTGCCGGTCGCCGGCGGTGGAGACGACGGGTTTGACGGTGCAGTTGCGGATGGCGCCAGCGAAGAGCCCTTCCCGCTCGTTGTCACGACCGCGAGGAACCTGACCGGGAATCTCCGTGAGAATCTGAAGCGGGCACAACGCAAGCAGGCAACGTTGGATCGCGCGCTATTCGCGACCTCCAGACGGGTGACGTCGCACATGCGCCAGAAGCTGCGCGCGACGGCGGGCGAGATCGGCGTGAAGCTCTTGCAGATCTACGAGCAGGACTGGTTTGCTCAACGCCTCTATGCGGAACCTGTTTGGTGTAAACGCCTACTCCGACTAACGGGGCGGCCGCGCGCATTGAGTCCTTTCCCTATCACTCGACGGCCGGTCCTTGGCGATCGGATCCTCGGACGCGAGCGCGAAACGCGCTGGCTTCAGGAGCAACCAGGTGACCGCCTTCTGGTGGGCGCACCGGGATCGGGCAAGACGTTCCTGCTGCGTGCCTTGGTCTTGCAGGGCCAGGCACTGTTCAAGGTTGATGATGACCGAGAGCAAATCGCGAACGACCTCCGGACCCTTAAGCCACCGGCCGTGATCATTGACGACGCGCACGTCGATCCCGACGCGATTGTGCGATTCATCCAGATCCGGCAGGAAGTGGGTTCTGATGTCCGCATCATCGCGACGAGCTGGCCCGGCGAGGCCGTTGCCGTCCAGCACGCGTTGCAGGTTCCGGACTCCGAGGTCCTGAATCTCGAGTTGATCGATGCCGACACGATGATTGAGATCATCAAATCGGTGGGGATTGGCGGACCGGACGACCTGCTCCGCGTGATTCGTCAACAGGCGGCGGGACGACCCGGGCTTGCAGCAACGCTAGCGCATCTCTGTCTCGCGGGCGATATCCGGCGAGTCGTAAGCGGGGACGAACTGGTCGATCAATTGGTCTCGCAGCTAGACCGCTTGGTAGGTTTCCGTACACAGAAACTCCTGGCGCCGTTCGCACTCGGTGGCAATGCCGGCGCCCCAGCGCAGACCGTTGCAGAAGCACTTGGGACGTCGCTCATAGAGTTGAGCAACGACCTTACGCAATTGGCGGCAGCCGGGATCGTTCAGGAATCGCGAACGTCAATCCTCGAAACCGGGGATGATGGCACACCGGTCAGGAAGACGCGCGTCGGCGTGTCCGTGGACCCATCGCCGATGCGGTGGGTACTAGTGCAACGCGTGTTCTTCGGAAGTGTTGCCCCTTTGCCGCTCGATCAGTTTCTGGAGATCGTCAGCAACGAGGCGGACGCTTTGGATACGTTGATTGGTGCTCGTTCGCGGGGCGCCTCGATTCCCGACCTCGCAGAGCGACTGGAGCGAGCGGATGCGCGGCTGCCGGTGGACGAATCGTCGCGGCTCTGGGCCGAATACGCATCCCTTGGGCCGGCGGAAGCGCGAGACGTGATTGACCGCCGCCCGCACCGGCTTCTGGAAGTCGCCGAAGATGTTCTCGAACAGGCACCGGAGACGGCGATCCCGTTGCTGCTCGACCAAGTGAGCAGAATGGACGGCTCGCGTCCCGAAGACCTTTTGTCAAGAGACCCGCTGGACGTTCTGGCGAAATGGGCGACTCGGCTGTCTCCGACCCGAGAAGACTGGTCCTATCGGAGATCCGCGTTGTCCCGCGTAGCAGATCTTTGGCGCCGCGATGGTGGAGATGCAAGAACCGCGCTTCGTGCAATGTGCATCGCGCTCAACCCCAAGTCTGAATTCGCGACGACCGATCCAGGTCGTGGGCGAAGAATCCGTCTCCACTTCGGAACTCTCGGTCACCGTCATGTTGAAGACTTGACGGCATTGTGGGAATCGATGCTCAGTGTCCTGCGTGACTTGGACGACTCTGAGACCCCATGGCACGACTTGCTGAGCCTCGTTTCTGCCTGGGTGCACTACCCGTTCGATCATCTCCTAGGCATCCCGGACAACGTACGAAACGACGTGCTGACTTTCGCGCAGCGGTTGATCCAGGATCTCGCCGACATCTCCAGCGAGCATCCCGGTCTTCAACACGAACTGAAGGGAACCGCGGAGCTAGCCGGGTTGAACATCGACGTGACTCTCGATCCCGAGTTCGAGGCGCTGCATCAGAACCTTGAAGTCGATGACGAGATGAAGATGATGACGGACGGTCCACCAGACAGCATTCTGGAGCCTTGGGAGCGCAGACCCGTTGAGGAAATGACAAGGAGGCTTGCGTGGATCGAGTCAGAGGCGGATCTTGCGAGCATCAGCTACCCTCGCTGGTCGCCGTATCTGTGCGCGCGACTCGCCAAACGTGTTCGCGACCCCGCAGCGGTGGCCGAGAGATTTATGGAAGGTGGGCTGCCTGCCGACCTGGTCGGACCATTCGTCCTTCGGGCGGCCAATGCGGCCCAGCCACGGTGGGAGGCAATCCTTCGTCGCTGCCTCGATGATGACAGCCTTCGTGGGCTCGGACTCTACGCTACGACCACGCACCCCGAACCACCACCGGAGCTTCTTTCGATTGCTCTGGGTGCGGCGGGAGACTACGCGAGGAGTGTCGACACGTGGTGCCTTAGGAAGGAAGTACCCCGGGCGACGCTCCTTCAGATGTTCTGTTCCGCGGATGCTCGGCTCGCCGTCGCGGCAGCCATCGGACATTGGTGCGGGCACGCCATTCGACGTGCAGGCGACGAGCCGAAGAAAACATGCTCGTATTGCGGCGCCGAGGTTGTGGCTGAAGCGGCCGTGTGTTGCATGTGCCTGCGCATTGTGAACATGGAGGAGTACAAGAAACACCGTTTTGCGGATGGTGGGCTTGAACGCGGCCGTAAACTTTATGACAGTTGGCGACAGGCGATTCTCCGAGCGCCAGCAGATGAGGGCCAGATCTCTCAGCACGACGAGTACTGGCTAGGCGAGATTCTGTCAAGGAACACGCGTTTGGCGGAAGAGTGGCTGGTCTCGAAGTTCGGTCGGCGTGACGATGGCAACGGCTCGTGGAGGCTGGAGGGAATCGCAGTCAAGCTCGTGCCTGTATTGGATGCTCCGCAGCGGGCCAGGGTACTGGCAGAACTGCGTTCGGGCTGTCGTGCCGAGAAGTTGGTGAAGGAGCTTGTGGCCACCGACGTTGATCTGTATCGAGAATTGCTCGATAGGCGCGAGCTTGCCGAATGCCACCTCGCTCCGCTTGCCGGCAAACCGTGCAAGACCTGGCGCGGAAGGGCCCTGCTTGCTCTCGGAAAGGGCTATTCAGTCGACGACATCGTCTATGCCGCCCTGGGACGTTCCTATTCCTGGTCCGGACCCATGAGCGAAATGTGGGCAGAATGGCAACGGGCGTTCGAGACACTGCTCAATGACGTCGATCGGCGCATTGTGCAGATCGGAGAACGAGGTGCTGAGATAATGGGCGGGCGGAAGCAGCGTGAGCTTGAAATCGAGCACTATCAGGCAGTCCATGGCCGGTGA
- a CDS encoding DUF3883 domain-containing protein has protein sequence MSPPAIPSEGQILTGPLFNEPMRVETASETGLGSWTLGLVGTQTERFRRVSLGTADLAGLTVLDSGFRYDGDGALLRLGLQAHALGLAWEFDPYFGLSISRVDPLPHQLEAVYDHLLKLARVRFLLADDAGAGKTIMAGLLLRELQLRGLAERILIVAPSNLAFQWQRELKEKFDETFLVMKGSDLRAQFGVNQWMQQAKVVTSLDLAKREDILPGLRQTHWDLVIVDEAHRMSARDESHKSQRYRLGELLRDSSDHMLLLTATPHKGDPDNFSLFLQLLDRDAYADVRSIREAMDDGRAPFYLRRTKEAMVYFPERDGDGRWTARKIFTKRIPRTVDFAIDGPEFELYSEVSRFVKRQSARAAAAGDTPRARAVGFLMALYQRRLASSARAMGRSLANRAVRLERGLAQAQDLARAAPPDLPTSDELEEMEEHDRERLERLLDAVTLASNAEMVSEEIAELQALAARARAVEQAGDEAKLSKLEDLLRDEGFVDRPEQRLVLFTEFKDTLDYLVETLEAWGFRVTSIHGGMKPGSRDEPGTRLHAEQQFRDGAVQVLVATEAAGEGINLQVCNVLFNYDIPWNPNRLEQRMGRIHRYGQEKDCLIFNFVATNTIEGHVLQRLLDKLQEIRDALDDDAVFNVVGEVLPSAHVERVLRDYYAGRLGSEDLEERLLRDVDEGRFRNICRNALEGLASKKLNLEMLVERRARARERRVVPETIARFLREAAPLVPLKLDFIGGLPHTFEPGRTPSSLRRHERQPDWRLPELAARYPRCSTDRDAAQEHALEWVTPGHPLFEAVRRHTRERASDPLATGATYHSLAHDAPTRIDFYRARVVDGLGHVVHEKLFALESGGDGDPRACEPGVLGNLTPAPTPDVLPEAARRPEPTAWLQEHILTPFLEDTRADRLAEVERVAKHVELSLTELLSGTDEEIGRAAGDVEAGRQGAEGRLAMAEARHGELQVRRDRRREELGRQRALTLQAVERSTSVLVLPHPDRAAAEVKRHQPDPATEATAMRVVIAHEESRARRVEDVSAKNVGYDVTSLDPASGDLRLIEVKGLAAPTGTILLTPNERRMAEDRPDCYWLYVVTDCARTPVLNEPIPDPARLPWHEVSKVQHYYLNTEAMLRGE, from the coding sequence ATGAGTCCCCCGGCGATCCCGTCCGAAGGCCAGATCCTGACCGGCCCGCTTTTCAACGAGCCGATGCGCGTGGAAACCGCTTCGGAGACGGGATTAGGCAGTTGGACGCTCGGTCTGGTCGGTACGCAGACGGAGCGATTTCGGAGGGTCTCGCTCGGGACCGCCGACCTGGCCGGCCTTACAGTTCTTGACAGTGGCTTCCGATACGACGGCGACGGAGCGCTGCTCCGATTGGGACTTCAGGCCCACGCGCTCGGCCTCGCCTGGGAGTTCGATCCGTACTTCGGGCTGTCGATCTCGCGCGTCGATCCGCTGCCGCACCAGTTGGAGGCGGTTTACGACCACTTGCTGAAGCTGGCACGCGTGCGATTCCTTCTGGCTGACGATGCTGGGGCAGGCAAGACGATCATGGCCGGTCTGCTGCTCCGCGAGTTGCAGTTGCGGGGCCTCGCCGAACGCATCCTGATCGTCGCCCCGTCGAACCTCGCGTTCCAATGGCAGCGAGAACTTAAGGAGAAATTCGACGAGACGTTCCTAGTGATGAAGGGCAGCGACCTGCGCGCCCAGTTCGGCGTGAACCAGTGGATGCAACAGGCGAAGGTGGTGACCTCACTTGATTTGGCCAAGCGTGAGGATATCTTGCCCGGATTGCGCCAGACGCACTGGGATCTGGTCATCGTCGACGAGGCGCACCGGATGTCGGCCCGCGACGAGTCCCACAAGAGTCAGCGTTACCGGCTGGGTGAGTTGCTGCGGGATTCGTCGGACCACATGCTGCTGCTGACCGCCACGCCGCACAAGGGGGACCCCGACAATTTCTCGCTGTTCCTCCAGCTCCTCGACCGCGACGCCTACGCCGACGTGCGCTCGATCCGAGAGGCGATGGATGATGGCCGGGCTCCGTTCTACCTGCGGCGCACGAAGGAGGCGATGGTCTACTTCCCCGAGCGCGACGGTGACGGGAGGTGGACGGCCCGGAAGATCTTCACCAAGCGCATCCCCCGCACGGTGGACTTCGCCATCGACGGCCCCGAGTTCGAGCTGTACAGCGAGGTGTCGCGGTTCGTGAAGCGCCAGAGCGCCAGGGCTGCGGCTGCGGGCGACACGCCACGCGCGCGCGCCGTTGGCTTCCTGATGGCGCTCTACCAGCGGCGTCTGGCCTCCAGCGCCAGGGCCATGGGCCGGAGCCTCGCGAACCGGGCCGTCCGCTTGGAACGCGGGCTCGCCCAGGCGCAGGATCTCGCCCGCGCTGCGCCCCCGGACCTGCCGACCTCCGACGAGTTGGAGGAGATGGAGGAACACGACCGCGAACGGCTGGAGCGGCTGCTGGACGCGGTCACGCTGGCGAGCAACGCCGAGATGGTGAGCGAGGAGATCGCCGAGTTGCAGGCGCTGGCCGCCCGGGCGCGGGCGGTCGAGCAGGCTGGCGACGAGGCGAAGCTCTCCAAGCTCGAAGACTTGCTGCGGGACGAGGGCTTCGTCGATCGGCCGGAACAAAGGCTCGTGCTCTTCACCGAGTTCAAGGACACGCTCGACTACCTCGTCGAGACGCTCGAAGCGTGGGGCTTCAGGGTCACGAGCATCCACGGCGGCATGAAACCCGGCAGCCGCGACGAGCCGGGAACGAGGCTTCACGCCGAGCAGCAGTTCCGCGACGGCGCGGTCCAGGTGCTCGTCGCCACCGAGGCGGCCGGCGAGGGGATCAACCTCCAGGTCTGCAACGTCCTGTTCAACTACGACATCCCGTGGAACCCAAACCGTCTCGAACAGCGGATGGGGCGTATTCACCGCTACGGTCAGGAGAAGGACTGCCTGATCTTTAACTTCGTCGCCACGAACACTATTGAAGGGCACGTGCTACAGCGGCTGCTCGACAAGCTTCAGGAGATCCGCGACGCACTGGATGACGATGCTGTATTCAATGTCGTCGGTGAGGTGCTGCCGTCCGCCCATGTCGAGCGCGTATTGCGCGACTACTACGCCGGCCGGCTCGGCAGCGAGGATCTGGAGGAGCGCCTGCTCCGAGATGTCGACGAGGGACGGTTCCGCAACATCTGCCGGAACGCCCTGGAGGGATTGGCGTCGAAGAAGCTGAATCTGGAGATGCTGGTCGAGCGCCGCGCTCGCGCCCGCGAGCGCCGGGTAGTGCCCGAGACCATCGCCCGCTTTTTGCGGGAAGCGGCGCCGCTCGTCCCTCTGAAGCTCGACTTCATAGGTGGTCTGCCGCACACCTTCGAGCCGGGCCGCACCCCGTCCTCGTTGCGCCGCCACGAGCGCCAGCCCGACTGGCGCCTCCCCGAGCTGGCCGCCCGTTATCCGCGGTGCAGCACTGATCGCGACGCGGCGCAGGAGCACGCTCTCGAATGGGTCACGCCGGGCCATCCGCTATTCGAAGCGGTCCGCCGTCATACCCGCGAGCGGGCGAGCGATCCGCTCGCCACGGGGGCGACGTACCACTCGCTCGCGCACGATGCGCCAACGCGCATCGACTTCTATCGCGCCCGTGTGGTCGACGGACTCGGCCATGTCGTTCACGAGAAGCTCTTCGCTCTGGAATCGGGCGGCGACGGCGACCCGCGAGCGTGTGAGCCGGGCGTTCTCGGCAACCTGACGCCGGCTCCCACGCCGGACGTACTGCCGGAAGCCGCGAGGCGGCCGGAGCCGACGGCATGGCTCCAGGAGCACATCCTGACGCCGTTTCTCGAAGACACACGCGCCGATCGACTCGCGGAGGTTGAGCGTGTCGCGAAGCACGTCGAGTTGTCGCTCACCGAACTGTTGTCGGGGACGGACGAGGAGATCGGACGCGCTGCGGGCGACGTGGAGGCGGGGCGCCAGGGCGCGGAAGGCCGGCTGGCAATGGCCGAGGCACGGCATGGCGAGTTGCAGGTCCGCCGCGACCGTCGCCGCGAGGAGTTGGGGCGGCAGCGGGCGCTCACGCTCCAGGCGGTTGAACGTAGTACCAGCGTGCTGGTGCTGCCGCACCCCGATCGCGCTGCAGCCGAGGTGAAGCGCCACCAGCCCGATCCGGCGACCGAGGCGACGGCGATGCGCGTGGTCATCGCGCACGAGGAGTCTCGTGCACGCCGCGTGGAGGACGTGAGCGCCAAGAACGTCGGCTACGACGTGACAAGCCTCGACCCGGCGTCCGGCGATCTGCGGCTGATCGAAGTCAAGGGACTCGCCGCGCCCACGGGCACGATTCTCCTGACGCCGAACGAGCGCCGTATGGCTGAGGACCGCCCCGACTGCTACTGGCTGTACGTCGTCACCGATTGTGCCCGGACGCCGGTGCTGAATGAACCGATCCCCGATCCGGCCCGGTTGCCATGGCACGAGGTGTCGAAGGTGCAGCACTACTATTTGAACACCGAAGCCATGCTGCGGGGCGAGTAG